From Nomascus leucogenys isolate Asia chromosome 23, Asia_NLE_v1, whole genome shotgun sequence:
GAGCTTTAaaacctctctcctctctcccacctctcAACTGTTTCCCTTCCAGAGCTCCCCTTGGTAAGTCTGTGCTTTCTCCCCTACAGCCCGGAAGCTCCGACTCCAGGAGGAGCCAGCCCATCAACCTGAACCATTACGCCACCAAGAAGAGCGTGGCGGAGAGCATGCTGGATGTGGCCCTGTTCATGTCCAACGCCATGCGGCTGAAGGCGGTACTGGAGCAGGGACCATCCTCTCACTACTACACCACCCTGGTCACCCTCAtcagcctctccctgctcctgcaGGTGGTCATCGGTGTCCTGCTCGTGGTCATTGGTGAGGAGCCCAGCCTGCAGTCAGGCCTTCTGCCTCAGCACCTGCGGCCGGCAGAAAGGCCCCACGTGTTCCCTGGGCCACCCTGCATTGGCGCATGCAGCTTCACAACCACAcgctgagctgcagtgagccctctGCTAACAGAGGCCCAAAGAACAACTTCTACCCCGCGAGGGCAGGCGCCCTGTCCTATCTCCTGGTATCCCATGGAGCAGACCCTCCACAGTACCTGCTGAATGACTGTGTCAGCACCTCTCTAACTGCTAACTCACTCACTTGCTCACCCCTTCTTCCGTGAGCACTCGTCCCCACGCTTAGAGGACCCAGCTTAAGTTCCCAGTCCTGGTGGGATGAAGCACGCTAGGGTGCTCCATGTACTGGTTGGCGAGGGCAGAGGCATCTCAGCCCGATCATGGCCACCTCCCTTATTTCTGCCACATGGGTTTCTGAAGGGCCCCTCTCTCCACGCTCTGGTGGGTGTTGTGCGGGCAGCTCCGTGCGGTGGCTCCACCTCTGACCCTTTCCCCCACTCCACTTCCCTGCAGCACGGCTGAACCTGAATGAGGTAGAAAAGCAGCAGCGACTCAACCAGCTCAACAACGCAGCCACCATCTTGGTCTTCCTCACTGTCGTCATCAATGTTTTCATTAC
This genomic window contains:
- the NINJ2 gene encoding ninjurin-2 isoform X2 — translated: MMYMPGSSDSRRSQPINLNHYATKKSVAESMLDVALFMSNAMRLKAVLEQGPSSHYYTTLVTLISLSLLLQVVIGVLLVVIARLNLNEVEKQQRLNQLNNAATILVFLTVVINVFITAFGAHKTGFLAARASRNPL
- the NINJ2 gene encoding ninjurin-2 isoform X1; amino-acid sequence: MAGLSRQLRALSHPKKAAETQTAEPGGAHTVCSRHPVRVKGLEGSEMESAREIIDLQPGSSDSRRSQPINLNHYATKKSVAESMLDVALFMSNAMRLKAVLEQGPSSHYYTTLVTLISLSLLLQVVIGVLLVVIARLNLNEVEKQQRLNQLNNAATILVFLTVVINVFITAFGAHKTGFLAARASRNPL